The following nucleotide sequence is from Sander vitreus isolate 19-12246 chromosome 3, sanVit1, whole genome shotgun sequence.
CTTCCGGCTGCACAGGCCCTGCCAGGTCTGCAGGGTCTTAGAGCTCCACACCCACACGCCGCTGGTGATGCCGACCACCAGCGACATGAAGATCTTCAGCATGAACACGGCCACCGTGGGCACAGACGTCTGCAGCGAGCAGTCGCTGCTGAGACCGTTGAAAGAGCCGCACTTCATCTGCAGCCCCCTCAGCTTCCAGTAGTCCATATTAAGCCTCTCGTAGAAGTAGCAGACTATGACGCAGGTGGCCGGCACCGTGTAGAGGATGGAGTAGATGCCGATTTTCACCATGAGCTTCtccagcttctctgtgttggtgCCCTCCGTCTTCATCACTTTCCGGATGTGGAAGAGAGCCACGAAGCCTGTGAGGATGAAGGATGTGCCGATGATCAGGTAGCAGGACAGAGGGATGAGGACGAAGCCCGTGAGCGCCCCGGAGTCCATGCTTCCCACGTAGCACAGCCCTGTCAGCTCATCTCCAGCCACCTTCCTCATTGTGAGGATGATGATGGTCTTCAGAGCCGGGATGCCCCACGCAGCCATGTGGAAGTAGTTGCTGTGGGCTTCGATAGCCTCATGGCCCCACTTCTTCCCTGCAGCCAGGAACCAGGTGAGGGTGAGGATGACCCACCAGATAGAAGAGGCCATGCCAAAGTAGTAGAGGATGAGGAAGACGATGGTGCAGCCTGTCGACTCCAGCCCTTCCTGGATGATGTACTGTTCTCCGTGCTCCCGGTCACAGGCGATGTTCTCAGCCCCGGCTACCGAGCGGATGATGAAGGCCACAGAGTAGACGTTATAACACATGGAGAGGAAGATGATGGGGCGCTCGGGGTACTGGAAGCGGTGAGGCTCCAAAAGGAAGGTGAGGACGGTGAAGGCAGTGGAGACGAAGCAGAGGATGGACCACACTGCCATCCAAATGAAGGCAAAGTCCTTGTCCTGCCTGGACCAGAAGACATCTACAGCAGGGGAGCAGCGTGGGGCACACGACTGGCTCTTCTCCACAAACTGGAACTTGTCTGGGTTCTCACAGGACCCCATGCTGCCTGGAGAGCGACCACTGCTGGTGCCTGGCTGCCTGGGGCGTGGGGGCACTGGAAGCATGCCTTCACCTTTCTTGCCCTCTGTCCTGGTTTCGTTCTCGGGGGCCTCCATGCACAAGGCGTTGGGGTCGTTTCTGGTGGGCAGCTTGGAGCAGTCAAGCGAGTCCGGCCAGGTGTAGCTGAACTTCTTCATGATGGGGGCACACCTCTCCCTGGCCTGCTCACACATGGGTCTGCAGGCGGGGATGGAGGTCGACACTTTGTCTGTGCACATGGGGGCGTATAGGGAGCAGAGGAAGAAGCGGAGGTGCACATCACAGCCATAAGCCACCAGAGGGGCAAACTCGTTCAGCTTGATGGCAGCCTCCTTCTGGTCGTCGTGGTCCATGAAGTTGGGCATCCGGGTCAGGTTGTAGCCGATCCCCTCGCACATGGGGATTACGATGGGCTCGCACTTGGCCGGTCTGCCTCGCTCCAGGTCGTAGGAGCCTATCTCAAAGCTGGATCCAGAAATCACCAGCAGACACCACAAAAAAACCACCACCTTCAGCGGACAACCATCCATG
It contains:
- the fzd9b gene encoding frizzled-9b, which produces MNMDGCPLKVVVFLWCLLVISGSSFEIGSYDLERGRPAKCEPIVIPMCEGIGYNLTRMPNFMDHDDQKEAAIKLNEFAPLVAYGCDVHLRFFLCSLYAPMCTDKVSTSIPACRPMCEQARERCAPIMKKFSYTWPDSLDCSKLPTRNDPNALCMEAPENETRTEGKKGEGMLPVPPRPRQPGTSSGRSPGSMGSCENPDKFQFVEKSQSCAPRCSPAVDVFWSRQDKDFAFIWMAVWSILCFVSTAFTVLTFLLEPHRFQYPERPIIFLSMCYNVYSVAFIIRSVAGAENIACDREHGEQYIIQEGLESTGCTIVFLILYYFGMASSIWWVILTLTWFLAAGKKWGHEAIEAHSNYFHMAAWGIPALKTIIILTMRKVAGDELTGLCYVGSMDSGALTGFVLIPLSCYLIIGTSFILTGFVALFHIRKVMKTEGTNTEKLEKLMVKIGIYSILYTVPATCVIVCYFYERLNMDYWKLRGLQMKCGSFNGLSSDCSLQTSVPTVAVFMLKIFMSLVVGITSGVWVWSSKTLQTWQGLCSRKLTDRTTSRKPCSGVSCGSTHCHYKSPAVVLHMAKTDLHSDNPTHV